Proteins co-encoded in one Anopheles moucheti chromosome X, idAnoMoucSN_F20_07, whole genome shotgun sequence genomic window:
- the LOC128306631 gene encoding antigen 5 like allergen Cul n 1-like, translating to MYGFRTVCAVLLVGCILDKVAVGTADTTAYDTTTAGFEEYSTEPSTESPFSEGLSTTPWKESTERSLDADNGDAIEWTDASAYDVYCKPELCLRYNRFGELEPKKHVACGFNGSFAVDCPPGRMILKIDTLLRNYIIHLHNEARDRLARGDEPEFAPASRMPTVTWDDELANLAEINVRSCKFEHDECRSTYQFLHAGQNLAVGSYYLETDIFEIISNLTRLWYNERVDTTQEVLDKYTTDYNATIGHYTQMISDRTTAIGCGVVIYPQKMEDFVFKMVLYACNYAITSIVHQPVYLKGEPASRCATGTNPDYTGLCNLEENQLIKAIPAYV from the exons ATGTACG GATTTCGCACTGTCTGCGCAGTGCTGCTGGTGGGATGCATCTTGGACAAGGTCGCTGTAGGCACGGCAGACACTACGGCGTACGATACGACAACGGCTGGTTTCGAGGAGTATAGTACGGAACCATCCACGGAGTCTCCGTTCAGCGAGGGCTTGAGCACAACTCCTTGGAAGGAGTCGACGGAACGCTCACTCGATGCGGACAACGGCGACGCCATCGAGTGGACCGATGCGAGCGCGTACGATGTCTACTGTAAACCGGAGCTATGTCTGCGCTACAATCGATTTGGAGAACTGGAGCCCAAGAAGCATGTAGCCTGTGGGTTCAATGGTTCGTTCGCGGTCGACTGTCCACCGGGTCGGATGATACTTAAGATCGATACGCTGCTGCGCAACTACATCATACATCTCCATAACGAGGCACGTGATCGGCTGGCACGGGGTGACGAGCCAGAATTTGCTCCCGCCTCTAGGATGCCGACTGTG ACTTGGGACGATGAGCTGGCGAATTTGGCGGAGATTAATGTGCGCAGCTGTAAGTTCGAGCATGATGAGTGCCGCAGTACGTATCAGTTTCTACACGCTGGACAAAATTTAGCCGTTGGTTCCTATTACCTTGAGACGGATATATTCGAGATCATCAGCAACTTGACCAGGCTCTGGTACAACGAGCGTGTCGACACGACACAGGAAGTGTTGGATAAGTACACCACCGACTATAA TGCCACCATCGGACACTACACGCAGATGATCTCGGATCGGACGACCGCGATCGGTTGCGGCGTGGTGATCTACCCCCAGAAGATGGAGGACTTTGTGTTCAAGATGGTACTGTACGCCTGCAACTACGCGATTACGAGCATCGTACATCAGCCAGTTTATTTGAAAGGTGAGCCGGCGAGCCGATGCGCAACGGGCACCAATCCAGACTATACCGGTCTATGTAACTTGGAGGAAAATCAATTGATTAAAGCTATTCCTGCGTACGTTTGA
- the LOC128306818 gene encoding antigen 5 like allergen Cul n 1-like, whose amino-acid sequence MEQAISLHLFGCLLVLVQYSLAYKDEEYCSICRDHVACGNIDAVHGDCSRYVNVNLTILTHYQHPILDRVNGMRQRFAMGHLPGFNDTYGPMHSVTWDPEMADLCRMNLNSCKFAHDKCRGTLRFPYSGQTLGKLTKCVTPTNVNDLKIRVLPHVLLHLIDRWYLEHEVTKPSDVKLYSQHSSSRKFQIGHFLQLINCNVCRMGCSLISYREHRKQLVCDTYILCCNYSYINIVNRPICNINRYEHTCKKDNKYPALCEHCHI is encoded by the exons ATGGAGCAAGCAATATCATTACATTTGTTCGGTTGCCTGTTAGTTCTGGTGCAATACAGTCTGGCGTACAAGGACGAAGAGTATTGTAGCATCTGCAGGGATCACGTAGCATGTGGAAACATTGATGCAGTGCATGGGGATTGTTCCAGATACGTTAACGTAAACCTAACTATCCTCACCCATTACCAGCACCCCATACTAGATCGTGTGAATGGTATGCGGCAAAGGTTCGCAATGGGGCATTTGCCCGGCTTCAACGACACATACGGTCCAATGCATTCCGTTACGTGGGATCCGGAAATGGCAGATCTTTGCCGTATGAATCTCAACTCGTGCAAATTTGCGCACGACAAATGCCGCGGTACGCTACGCTTCCCGTACAGTGGTCAAACGCTCGGCAAACTTACCAAGTGCGTAACGCCGACGAACGTGAACGACCTTAAAATACGCGTACTCCCGCATGTTCTCCTGCATCTGATCGACCGTTGGTACTTGGAACACGAAGTAACGAAACCATCGGATGTCAAACTTTACTCTCAACATTCTTC TTCCCGCAAGTTCCAGATCGGACACTTCCTGCAGCTGATCAACTGCAATGTGTGTCGCATGGGCTGTTCACTAATATCATACCGGGAGCATCGTAAACAGCTAGTGTGCGATACGTACATCTTGTGCTGCAACTATTCCTACATCAATATAGTCAATCGTCCAATCTGCAATATTAATCGGTACGAGCACACGTGCAAAAAGGACAATAAATATCCCGCCCTCTGCGAGCACTGTCACATCTAG
- the LOC128306393 gene encoding glycine-rich selenoprotein-like produces the protein MVYISRNGAVQEAQPWGVDRIKGLIMGFFNFLVMFFRTMLDFQGGGSGGQDTRRGPGGGSGGGGGPPGGGPRRRPIGRPMTLSDCTVPGGG, from the exons ATGGTGTACATTTCAAGAA ACGGCGCAGTGCAGGAAGCTCAACCATGGGGAGTGGATCGCATAAAAGGCCTCATAATGGGGTTCTTTAACTTCCTGGTGATGTT CTTCCGCACGATGCTGGATTTCCAGGGTGGCGGATCTGGTGGCCAAGATACAAGACGCGGTCCTGGTGGCGGtagtggtggaggtggtggtccTCCCGGTGGTGGACCTCGTCGGCGACCGATCGGCCGACCGATGACACTGTCCGACTGTACCGTTCCGGGTGGTGGATGA